The sequence gaaggaaaagattCATGTTTTTTGGCATACAGAATGAATAGTTTGTGGAACCATAGTTCTTTGCAGATACAGCTGAGTCTTTTGGTGTAAGTCTGAACCAGCTTTTCACACCTGGAGactaatttctttttcttttttacaaaccATTTTTGTCAGATCAGATCAGATTTAgatctgcagcctctaacaggttttcttccaggattatccTTAATTTAGCTGCATCATCTTCTTAATTCCACTGAGCTTCCCTGTACGTGCAGAGAGAAAGTATTTCCCAACATAATACTGCCAGCaccgtgtttcactgtgggatggtatgttcagggtggtatgcagtgttggttttctgccactcatctgaccagagtattttgtttttgctgggtCCACTACATGGTTTGTGGTAAACTATTGGAAGGACTTCTTGTTCTTTCAACACAGCCATTGTTTACACTGTTTACTATTCAGACGACTTCTAAAGGCGACTGGTTGCACCGGATGTTATTTCGGGGTATCAAAATACAAGCCCATTCAGCATGCTTCatgttatttgtgtttgttaaaaATGGGAGatcattttccctccacttcacaatttttcCATTACTTTGAGTatcactgctcaaaaaataaagagaacaccTAAATCCAAAGtcttgataaataaaatattccctTTTAAAATCTTTGATTTGATTCTGTAATTCGTTGAggataatttattaaatcaatttaaaaaatcCATGGAAACCAAACTCATGAAATCACTGAGGACTGAATTTAGAATCATATTGAAAATGGATCTAGAAAGCCCTATTATTAGGGCATCAGTCATCTTTTTGATACTCTGGGGGGCGAATGCTGCAACACATGATGTCCCAAAGGTGCTCAGcaggattcaggtctggggtaGCAGTGTCCCTGTCCATAGCATCAATGCTTTCATCAGCCACAAATTGCAGagacactccagccacatgaggacGGTTATCATCTTGCATCAGAAGGAACCCATCGACCCATGAATAGCTGTCAGGGTACCTCTGGCAAGCACATGGAGGTCTGTGAGCACCTCCAAAGATGCGCctccccagatcatcactgagcACCACCAAAGCATGGTCATGGTGGGAAATTTTGCAGCCAGCAATATGTTCTCCATgttgtctccagactctgttcCTTCAGTCACATATGTTTAGTCTAACCTTGCTCTGATCTTAGAGAATAAGGCGCCGGTGGCAAAACCGCCAACTTTGATGTCCTTTTGCACATGCCAGCTGGGCTGCACAGTGCCAGGGTGTGAGCAAAGGTCCTTCTTCTGGACGTTGGTCTCTCGTGTCACACTCAGTCTGTTTCTCACACCTGCAAAAACATTCCTAAATAGTGGCTGTCTTGCTGTTAGCACAACAGTACAGGAAATGGATTCACATCAGTATTTCCTTCTAACTGGACATGTCGCTATGCCAGAAGTTAGACTTTGAGTTGTTGTGTTGATCATGGgtcccttttatttttatgagccGTGTCCATTGAAGTTAttggttgtaacttgacaaaatgtggtaTAGTTGAATAGCTTTGAAagcatttgcaaggcactgtgtttatttttgatcTGCAAAAACATTAGGAACATCTCTCCCTCCAGGTCATAGAGCTTGTGAATCTGTACGGCAACAAACAGTGGGCAATGGTGGCCAAACATCTGAAGGGCAGGCTGGGTAAGCAGTGCAGAGAGCGCTGGCACAACCACCTCAATCCCAACGTGAAAAAGTCATCATGGACGGCTGAGGAGGACCTCGTCATCTACAAGTCTCACTGCCTGCTGGGAAACCGCTGGGCCGAGATCGCGAAGCTTCTACCCGGAAGGTCACCAGACTCTCAAGGGGATGtgtctttttaatttgtttggaaAAGCCTTACCCTGTCCCTAAAGATGTGATATTCTAACATCTGCTCACAGGACAGACAACGCTGTGAAGAATCACTGGAATTCCACCATCAAACGCAAGCTGGAGATGGGCTTCTACGCTCGAGAGGTGTTCAGACCAAATGAGCTTGAAGAGCTGTTGGCGCACTTGAATAAAGACGTGCAGGTAGTTCATGCAGCCCAGATGCTCTGCTCTTAAGATGCACGCAGCAGAATTGTGTGTTTCTGATCCAACAATCCTCCCCTCTGTCACTCAGGGCGCCAGCAGCTCTCAGGatgcttcaaacaaagaaacagaCCAGAAAGCCCACCTCTCAGTAGGAATATATCACATCATTACATTTAATCAGTAACACATCAGAACTTACAGGAGCATGCAATAATATCCATTCccctcacattttgtcaccatacaaccacaaactacatTATATTCTGTCTATTTAAAGCGTGCATAATTCATACGATCCTACGATtaaattcactttatttataaagcatatTTCAGACAACCAGGGTTGACCAAGTGGTTCACAAGAACATCTAAATAAGGAGTAATATAAAAAAGATAGACAAAAACAGGACcttgttaaaagtaaaaaacgCATGACAAAGATATTTGGCCTAAAAATCAAATAAGTGAAGAACCACTTTCTAATTTGTAGAGCCTCCCTGTGTTGCATTCACAGACGTAtgtgtctaccagctttgcacagctAGAGACTGAAACTGTTGCCCAGTCTTTGCAAACTAGCTCAAGCTGGGTAACATTGCATGGAGATCATCACTAAACTTTAGTTTTCAACTCTTGCCACAATTTATAAACTGGGTTTAGGTATTGATCTAAACGATCCCGCTCTGGTTCTGGCGGTCACTGTGCTTTTGTATCTTCTGACAGGTTTTCTCCTACGATTGCCCCGTATCCAGCTCAATCTAAGTTCTCTTCAACTCGATTTCTCCGCTTGCCCATCCACGTTTTTTCCTCTAATTTGAGGTTGGATTGCAGGGCAACATTTCCAAGAGGGAATCCAGACATCCCTCCGCCAGAGACATTCTTCTGCTCCTTCTGGGAAGGGAGGTTATAGTCCCTGCAGTGTATTCTGGGTCCGCCCTGGGCTCTCCTCCCATGGGTCTGTCCTCGTGAGtccgaaccacctcaactgacttctttcaatgtggagaagcagcggctctactccgatgACAGAGCTCCTCTCCCCGTCCACGGCTGAGCCCAGCCACCCTAGAAAGGAAGCTCTTTTGAGCCGCTTTTGCTTGGGATACATTAAAGGAATACCATAATAGGGTTTCCAGTAGGATTTTATTAAATCATGGTGGTGGGCTGCTGaggggcgggaggcagggtaggTCATGCTGTTCAAAACGTATCTGAAACATTACGCATTAAGGTAAAAGTTATATGAAGTACATTATAGTCATTCAAATGCAACATGAAGAAAGCATGCGCTTGAGGTACACTGGTGGACCCGGCCGGAGCAAGACGGACCAGAATGGGACAGAAAGTTGGAGTTGCTCCGTAATTTGACGGAGAGCGGGTCCGTCGACGGTGACGTTCGGAGTAGTCACGGAGATTGGGGAACCGTTCTCATTAATTAACATAACAACGGAGTTGGAACGGAGGATGTGGaaatcttttttatatttttttatttgcaaagtacAAAACAATACAGAGCACAATATAAGCAAACATTAGAATACGAACTCGTTAAGGATTACAAGCTGGGGGGGGCATGAAATAATGATAAAGGAAATGAATAATTACAGAAGagaggaaattaaataaaatgttggtcTGAAggaatagattttatttaaggacGTGAAAGTAAACAGGACTCACTAAATGAATTTCCCTTCCTCTTCACATGTACAACTGTGTGCTGGTTTACCATATAAAAATCACAGAATAtaacaataaatacaataaactaaaacttaagtttgtggttgaaacaggACAAGATGTGTTGAGGGTCAAGGGATCTGAATACTTTTTTGAAGCACtgtacatgttttaaatattaccGCATAACTAATATCTCTACTGCATAACAACAGCTGTCGGTGAGTTCAATTATTTCTCCACAAACTGCAGGAAACGCCAGCTCCGGTCGCTGCATCTCCCAGTGAAGCAGAGCCGTCCAAAGCCGTCTCCTCACCGAAGGACAGTTCAAGCATCAAGACTGAAGAGGACACCAGCGAGGAGTCGAGCGGTACCAACTGGGTGGTGGACAGCTCCGGGTTTCTTTCCCCTACTGGCCCCACGCTAAAGGAAGTGCTTGACCTGGTGGATGGGGTAAATATCTAAAGTACTAATCAGTGTAAGGGTGTGATGTACAGAGCATAATGaatcctcctcttcttcatcaaGGACTTGGATGGTTGGTGTAACCTGGCGGCCTTTGACCTGCCCGAGGACAGCCCCAGCCCAGAACGGCACCAGTTCCGCCTGGAGGGCAGCGCCCTGCAGGAGCTAAGCAAGGGCAGCAAGGGAGAACTCATCCCCATCTCACCCGGAGGGATCAGCCCACCGGCCATACTCACGCGCCGCACCCGGAGACGCGTCACGTTGTCACCAGATAGCGGTCACTCTATGACACCAAAGAGCACGCCCGTCAAAATCCTGCCCTTTTCTCCATCTCAAGTAAGGCCACGTAGTGGCTGTTTAGGGCGGGTACATTTCCTGATAAAGCATGATAATCACATTGATCAAAATGTTTATGTAAGAGTAAAGTTACTAATTAAAAGGTAGGTTATTCACATGGCACCATTTCATAACAAATACTAACAGTACGAGACGGACACATCTAATTAATGTACAGAAAAACAACCGAATCAATCCAATAATACAGGTAGATTCATGTTTAATGACATTCATTTTAGTTCAATCCTAAATGTAATACAGTGCTGTCATATTCAGTTTATTGTGTCATTTGGTAACAAACCAAATAATGAATAAGTCCAGCCGGTTGCATTGAGTTTGACTTTGGAGCAGCCCATCCTGAGCAAACATGTGGCTACAGTTAATGGTTGATTTTGCACCAAGTCATTCGGTTAATTGCAATAATACACCTGCCTCAAAGGCTTGAGATGTGCCGGTCCTAAAGGTCCAGGACGTAAAGCTTAAAGCTTAAACCAGTCTGTACTGATTTGAATTCATTTCCAGTTCTTCTGCAAACTATAAGAACAACACCCAAAACAGTTTATGCGTGCATCTCTGCCACAAGCAGTCATTTATATTTGCAGCAGAGGTGACGACACACTGTGTGAGAGAGCAGCTGCTGGTTGCCATTTTAAAACTCTTTAGCAGGTGTATTATATTGGGATACTTAGTGCAGTTAGCTTTACTAAAACAGCATCCTGTGTGTATTCTCTTTAGATATAAGTAAGTCCATACTTTAACTCCTAACTTAGATTTTAGAAAGGCTACcagcatttccaaatccagcttgTTTCATGACATGTGGAAAgtttaaaaagacaaatctgCTGAAGTCGtgctctctctcgctctcttgcagcctgaatgaaccccAAACATGTCATAGAAAGTCCAGTTTCCTTTCAAACCGCTTTGCAAATCTCTGTGCTTCTTCTGACTTGATTGAGAAGCACTTCAGTGATGCTAATAGTAGCCAGCTTTGAGTGTTTTCCCCTCCATCACAACTTCCACACCAAAGTTAAGTTATTACTGTGACCCGGTACCGCTTAGGTACATACCGTGTCCATACCGTCCAGTTCCGGTCACTACCTGGTTTCTCTGTGCTGCTCCAAACTGAATGGGTTTTACTGTTACTGTCCCGTCTAGTGGTCATTCTGACACCTCTGCTGCTAATTTACTGTTTGTTGTTTCAGTTCCTGAACCTGTGGACGAAGCAGGACACTCACGACCTGGAAAACCCCTCCCTTACGTCCACACCAGTGTGTAGTCAGAAGGTCATTGTGACCACGCCGCTGCAGCGAGACAAGACCCCACTCACCCAGAAAGAGAACTCAGTGTGAGTAAGGCAAACTGGTGAATGGATCGGGCTGCTGGTTCTGTTTGAGTCCAGATTTGTAGCTATTTGTATctataataataagaataaacACAATAAAGCGTCTCGTATTTTTCCAGAGATCAGTGTGAGAGTTTAGCCGTCCGTGACCACCTTCTGCTTTCCTTCAGGTTTGTTACGCCCAACCACAGGTCCGATCTCTGCACAACCCCACGGACTCCAACACCGTTTAAAAATGCCATGGAGAAGTACGGGCCGCTGCAGCCTCTGGTGAGCTCGCTTTGAGTTTCCAGGTTGTGGCTGTTAACTTGTTCCTTTGACTTTACCATCATTTCCTGCTTTGCTTTCTCAGCCTCAGACTCCAAACCTTGAAGACGACATCAACGATGTCATCTTGAGAGACGCGGGAATAAACTTGGTTGTTGTCCAGGCGACGCCGCCTGATCAGAGGCGCAAAACAACGGTAACAACCAGACAGAACCCTTTCTGTGTGAGGTTTGGTAAAGTCAGATTGGATTGAAAGGCTCAGACGTAAATAAAGGTTTGGACCTGCAGTGATGTCTTTAGAGAGATAAACTCTTTATTTGTTATTTGGAGAAAATCTTcctgtctgagattttagatgtttctttgCTGTGTCAGACTTGAGGTGCCGCTTCAGTCAGTTTCTGCCCTGAGTTTTGTCTTCGGGAAGTGGAACCTTGATCCAGTTGAGAAAACAAGATTTAATCTGCTTTCTTTATCTACCGGACCTACCAAGCTGTTTTATGTCTTATTGGTTA comes from Girardinichthys multiradiatus isolate DD_20200921_A chromosome 20, DD_fGirMul_XY1, whole genome shotgun sequence and encodes:
- the mybl2b gene encoding v-myb avian myeloblastosis viral oncogene homolog-like 2b, producing the protein MSCWPRGEDGDEAMHQDTDSDVAEQKDGGKGKVKWTQGEDDKLKALVQKLGSNDWKHIASFIPNHTEQQCQHRWFKVLDPELVKGPWTKEEDEKVIELVNLYGNKQWAMVAKHLKGRLGKQCRERWHNHLNPNVKKSSWTAEEDLVIYKSHCLLGNRWAEIAKLLPGRTDNAVKNHWNSTIKRKLEMGFYAREVFRPNELEELLAHLNKDVQGASSSQDASNKETDQKAHLSETPAPVAASPSEAEPSKAVSSPKDSSSIKTEEDTSEESSGTNWVVDSSGFLSPTGPTLKEVLDLVDGDLDGWCNLAAFDLPEDSPSPERHQFRLEGSALQELSKGSKGELIPISPGGISPPAILTRRTRRRVTLSPDSGHSMTPKSTPVKILPFSPSQFLNLWTKQDTHDLENPSLTSTPVCSQKVIVTTPLQRDKTPLTQKENSVFVTPNHRSDLCTTPRTPTPFKNAMEKYGPLQPLPQTPNLEDDINDVILRDAGINLVVVQATPPDQRRKTTHRPPMKKVRKSLALDVMDCQVMPTSKRKSSKAEAKRTIKEEPVTVCLNSSSFCSKRHENILDQGFLLGPSDTSIFPSAVPPAPMSKEWKKVVCGQTKDQLIMTEKARRYLRSLKSHPPSRALILS